The proteins below come from a single Hemitrygon akajei chromosome 2, sHemAka1.3, whole genome shotgun sequence genomic window:
- the tomm5 gene encoding mitochondrial import receptor subunit TOM5 homolog, whose protein sequence is MFRMEALGPKMDPEELRRKMRADVWRSLRYFLIYVAVLRATPFILKKLDSI, encoded by the exons ATGTTCAGGATGGAAGCGTTGGGGCCGAAAATGGACCCGGAGGAGCTGCGCAGGAAGATGAGGGCAGACGTATGGCGTTCCCTCCGCTACTTCCTCATCTACGTCGCCGTCCTGCGGGCGA CTCCTTTTATCCTAAAAAAGTTGGATAGTATTTGA